CATCGCGATGAAGGCCACGATGTGCTGGATCTCGTTGGGGTTCAAGTGCCACAGCTCGATCTGATAGTGTTGTAGTAGACCCTAGAAGAACGGGTGGGGAGGAACCGTGagtccacgctcatggaagggcgTGAAGGAGATGATGTAACCGTCGGGCGGCGCCAGCGCATCCTCATGGCTGGGCACAAGCCACTCCGCCGCATCGGTCCTCCCGcggagaagaccacgcttgacaaggccctccatccgtgcatgggtaacatcagagcggtaccacgaatccatggaggatggaggcagCTACAGAGAAGCAAAGGCGACGATGGAGAGGTGGaagctacagatctagggctctGGCGGCAGATTAGTAAGCATGGCGGATCCAAACGGCAGCGGCAGAGAAATGGAGATGGTAAGGCTGTGGTTTTGGTGTGCAAaaacatgaagggggaggccgctatttataggacAGAGCGAGGCAAGAAGGCGAACCGTTCACCGAAGTTCACACACCCGTTGCACCGGGTCACGTCACCTCCCTTTGAAGATCATGCGCAAGCTATCTCTGTCCGCTCCCTCGAAGGACACGCTAGATGACGGTTCACCCGGTCAATGGGTCAAGAACcgtcataggtaaggagggatacggagttgaaaacgctcctatggcccattcaggcctaggagttcgaaggctggccctccgATAGGGTCATAGCCGCTCTGGGGCACCCTTAGAGCAATGGGTGGAAAGGGAtaggcccactagcggccagttcccgggcgcacgagcgccacgggcatcccgacccacgttcgagtcttggttggttcccagtccatggtttttcctcaaagataggcaacgagcccttaggactggtcgaacggacccaagaactatatggattggccattgagaatctagagtcagtcactagctgacccatgcCAGACCCCCACGAACGGGAAGCCAAGGTCCCACtcgaactagcccattaacagctcactgagcaccatgtttcatccatcgaggaaaaacatggcacgACTCAGCGCCTCTGTTTTATCAAAAAAGACGCTGGAGGGataacgatcacaaagatgaaccgaccctcgactggacccctactatgtgcgggggctcgagggaagtagGACTCACAAGGAGATCGAACTTGCGGTCATAGTATGATGGCAGACCGATCAGATCCTAGGGGActagaatcaagaaaaatctttccgacCTCCCGAATCCTATGGTTACATGCCCCCCAGAAGACCGATCGTGACAAAAGGGAATCGTCGTCCTAACAGGACACACcgtgggctacaaaaagaaggccaaggcccttagagtcctcctgTCTGGAAAAGCccccaaaggagtattctactcctccgcaggctcaggggctagtgtcgggtatcaatattagggatacccaaagcaaggaagttagcgcccatgctGACTTCTCCAGATGGATCAAGACacattaaaaggtctcgccccaccccaaggccacgggctctgtctcgcccgaccccaaggtcgtgggcttcgtctcgcccgaccttgaggccacAGGCTCCATCTCGGCCGACCCCTTGGatgtgggctccgtctcacccgatggggacctataccgccgccaaccactccaggtctaagcgtatgggcctgggtcaaaactctgacactagggaagagactAGCACGCCTCGATATAACTCGttgccatgacgggccatacctggggattcacatcaagaacaatgtTGGACGTGCCGGTGTTGTTCTACGTAATCCTCGTACGGACATTGACAGGCGCGTAagttcaccacgacgttcgccaggacggagtggaacgccatgaccagtAGATGACGCCgcacatggcgctagtgacgaacaggaccacgacatggagccgtccctgttgacatctacaagaTCAGTAGGACCCAcgtgaaggagaaggacccgacaaccctggaagccttctctctctcgttctacttttcctcctctgtaacctatgttttcccttcatctataaaagggaaagcagggcgcctcATGGAGGGGGGCAAAAAAACACGAGATctgaacacaagagcacgacacgagcatgcggctgagcagcaatcgagctctcagcacccgttcacgccttccaccagagacttgggatccttttcctctctcgcctgtttgtaacccctactgcaaaccaagtgctggtaacacgaacAATAGCAAACTGTACGTAGGGATgttccgcctgaaccagtataaacccttatgtcctctgagcataccatccgagccagacgcgcaaatacaaatttactcgtcggtggtccgaaaacaccgactgACACCTACACCACAGCTCTTCCTTGACAAAACAAAGGGGATGGCATCATCATAGGGATATCATTGTATCGACCATGCCATGGGTACTTATGAGATAGTTGAGTGTGGTGGTACAATGCACGATGGCGTGCTTCATGAGTCACAGAAGCACAAGGTTGTAATTAGGGATTTTACATGCACATGTCGTGGGCTGGATCAATATCACTTTCCATGCTCCCATCATGTGACTGCTTGTAGGGCTCATAACCTTGATGTTCAAACCAAAATACCTAAAGAATTCAGTGTGCACAACCTGATTCGTACTTGGACGCCCAGGTTTGAGCCTTACCGCAATGAGGAAGAGTGGCCTCCATACTTGGGGCCTCGATTCATTGTAGATCCTGAGAGTCATTGGGACATACGTGGCAGTAGAAAAAGGTTGAGGTACAAGATGGACATGGATCAGATCCCTGGTCGCACGAGACGATCAAAAGGAAACCCTTTCGTAGCTGACCCCGAGCAAAATTAATGCAGCAAATGTGGTAGATTGGAACACAATGCATGTACTTGCATTCGGCATCCAATTCAAGTGCGATGATTTGTGCCTTCACTTATTATATGCTTTCAATTTTTGTTTGTGTTAATAATATAATTAGCTATTTCATTTTTTATCTATTACTattgtttatctagatgtttatGTTAGTAGTTACTTGTTTATTTCTTCTGAACAAACTACCTTGGTCAACAATCTTGTAGGATAGCGCGGTACCACCTACTAGACGAGTACTATGAGAGGAAGCACCATGACAGGCTCACTGAGGACGACAAGGTGACATTTCTTGTTCTCTTTACTTACTAACTTTTTGTTCACTAGCCTGTGCATTGCTATGGGAGACTCAAAATTTTCAGCACAATAAAAGTATGAAAAGAAGTAAATCTGAGAGCCTCAAAATTTCTGACACGATAAGAGTACAAAAAGAATGACTCTTGGCTCATGCGTTGCAATGGGAACTAAAAAAATCTCCATGCCATCTCATATATTTTCCAATACACATATAAAGCAATGCCTTGTGTTCATCTtggttctcacatgccattttttGTGTCACATGCTAATTTCTACAATGTCTGTCCTTTGCTATGTTCATATATATTTCATTGATTTCTTAAGAATAATATAGCATGCTAATTCCTAAAATGTCTGTCCTTTGCTATGGCTAAACATCACTTGGTTCAGACATTTTTGTCTATACAATTCAGCATACTTTATGATGATTGATAAGTATATTCATACATCATGTTTGTCTTTGATCAAAATCAATTTCACATTTAAGAACTCACCCAGTAGTTCAGTTCTTTTTGGGTGCTCTACAAAACTGTGGTTGAACCTTTTGTCACTCTTGAACATTTCAAACAACATTGGGAGTCCCTTTCTACATGGAAATTATCATActaatgagctggagcatttgggTCGCAAGGAATGATCTCATATTTCAAGGGATTCTGCCGACTATATCAAattgttgggggggggggggatttgaACTCCAGGAGTTCAATGGATACTTCTAAGGTATGGAAAAGATGAAGCTACAAAAGACAATACCCTCTAAATCCTAAAAGACTACCATTGGTCTCGATTTGGTAATGTTTTAACATAGATATATTTGTAGCCTGCATATATTTGATTTTGACCTGTGTGAATCCTCATGTACTATAGAACATCTACTTACAAAACTTCAGTTGCCATTATGGCACTGTCCCAGTGTCCCTGGAACAGGGTTTCACTGTGGTCTGATATTTGTGTGTACAGAGAAGTAAGAGAACCATATGAGATGCTATAAGTACATATTTGCAAGTACTGTAGCCGGAATATAGCTTCACAACTGGGTGCAGGAACAAACTCAGAGGAGTTCTTCGTTAGTACAGTAGATGAATTTTTGGATCGCTTCAAACATGCATAGGATTCCTCGCTGCTAAAGAATCCCACACCCTCCAGCAATCCCACGCTACTAAAGAATCCCACATCTCCTTCATCTTTAGTACTGTAGTGAATAGCACAATCTAGTGAAACACAGATTTCATCCCTTGTTGGAGCTGTCCTTACCATAATCATCGTATACACAGTTGACCGGTCAGGAAGGCTGAAGGGACCTCTCATTCGAGGAGAGCAAATGCAAATTGCATGGTGCTCTTGTAGTGCTCCCCACGCACACAGCAAATAAAAAAGGACAGACGGAGGCTCTCACATGACTAGGGTCTGGAGAAGGGAAAAACAGAGGCAAGCCTTCTTCCCGTAAAATCTGCGGAGAGCCTgtttcgaacccacgacctagtgacccagtgagacagctctcaccgcCGCACCGGGCCTGCCCTTCACGCACACTGCAGATAGATTAATTAATTTCCCACTGCGACTAATTACTTTTCACAGTGCCAGTGATGATGTGCATCTGCCATGGAACAATTTTATTGACCGCCAAATTAGGCTTAAGTTTATACTGTATGCATGTCCACTGCCCAGAGCAAATTTTTTAAAAAGGAGACACCAAACTACAACCAGGAGAACACAGCATGCATGACACGTAATACTGTCCATTTCAGACTTTCAGTGAACCAGACAATGGAATTCTCCAGGACATTTCAGTCCTCTAGCACATTCTAGTTAAACACAGATCTAATCATCTAAGTCTCTAAGCAATGGGCAATGGATTTTTAAGCCTCCTGGAAGGAAACAGACACATCAAAGACACACCAACACGTTGAAAAGAATTTAGTTGGGTTGAACATTACCATTTCAAATGAAAACGGTGAATAGGGTCAGGGTGGTAGCCAGTACTGGCGAGAGAGCCGTGTCTTCTCGCCCCTGTGGAAAGCCCCCCGGGCGCCTATTTAGCCGGGCGATGCTATCACTCCTCCGCGGTGTCGATGTCGAGTGGGTCCAGGCGACGGAGCAGGATGCGAGAGGCAAGTGTCgaggggcgagggcgagggcgaggtagCAGTTGCGAGAGGCGAAGGGCGCAGGGCGATGGCAAGGTTGAGGTCTGCTGGCTTAGTGGACAGGTAGCGGGGAGGGGGGTGCGGTATAGGGGAGGCACACCGAAGTAAGGGGCACACCGAAAGGGAGTACAGATGATTCATGTTTTGTCTTTTTAGTAGTAGAGATTTTGGGAGTACATTCTGTATAGCTTATATTTGTCTTCACTAGACATGTTGTTCATGTGACCAAAACCTATTTCACAAAAGGTCATGTTGTAGATTCCAACATGAATTTCCAATACATTTCATAAAATAATGCTGCTTCGACTAATGTTTCTATATTGTCATCCTATTGTAAATGAGCATCTATACCTACTACACACGCATCTATGATTCTAGTAGACCTTTATTTCCTGTTGTAGGACATGAAAAACTTCATAGTCGACattaagggcctctttggcatggcttatgtcggcttcggcttcatctattttgcgcaaatcgaggcactgtagcgtgaagccgttttgtaagccggggttaaaatgaactagaagccggaaaaagccagtttttctggcttcaccggctttggcttcaccggtgaagccgttttggatgagccgtgccaaagggggcttaACATGTCATGTTCCTTTTTTTCAGGACCTCGACCTCCTTCGACCTTAAACCCATGAGGGGTTCCAGGTTATGTAGTATGACCAGAGTTACATTCCTCTCAGGAGGGCCCGACTTCATGTGCAGACATATGGAATGTGTATGAGATCTGCATGTAATCTTAAAAATCATGGACGTCTTTCTGTGATGTGGTtacatgattgtgatatgttTATGGAGTGTATCTGACATGTTTATGATCTGCTTGTCATGTTGAACTTATTGGAGGCTTTTACATGTATGTCATTAagaaagtttgtaattacacagAAGACATTAAAAAGGTGACCGCACACAGGTGCCACTACTCTAAACTTCTTTGTCTTACACGTCATTCCGTCCTTGTTCTGTTTGTTTTTTGCCGTTTGGTAGCCCTTACAGGTGGGACCGGCCAGTGAAATTGTCCATGTTGCCCTTGAACAGTGGAGATCGTGTTGACTACGATTCACCACCACGTTAGTTTTCTTGTCTCTCGGTCTCTTCTGCTCATCCTCCTCTGGCCACGGCATAAAGACAAGGGCGTTACGACGTCGCGCCTCCGCCTACTGGGCCCGGCGGCCGCGCCTCGGGAGGAGAGCGCAGAGGAGGCCCTgacggcgagcgcggcgagcTCCACAGGGCAAAACCCGCGGCGGCGCTTGGCGGTGGGAAACACGAAGTAGATCCGCCCTGCTCAAAGTGCCTCCGCGTCACACACAGCCGGGACCTCGGGCAACCGGCAGCCGTGGGCGGGTGGAGGACGCAGACTGGGCCCGCCGCCTGGTGACGGCAACGGAGGCGCAGGGGCCAGCAGCTGCGAGCAGTAGCGCGCGCCTGTGGGTTGTGGACGAGAAAGTGCGGCACTGCAACGGGTGCGCACCACCGGCTCCACCATTTGACGCCCCTCCGTTGCTTGGATCTGGCGCGCCAGGTGTTCGACGGCCACAACGGCGTGTCGGCGGCGATCTACAGCAAGGAGCATCTGCTCGAGCACGTCATGAGTGCGCTGCCGTCGGACATCGGCCGCGACGACCGGCTTCAGGCGTTGCCCCGTGCGCTCGTCGCTGGCTTTGTCAAGGCGACCCTGGCGGCCTGGCCCCACGCTCCCGACCCCGGCACCGCCCTGcaccctcggcggcggcggccgtggaCGACGCGAGGAGGGCGAGGTGGTggctgtcgccgccgccgcggaggagcaggagcaggagcaggaaggCGAGCGGGAGCGCGAGGACGAGCAGCGGGTGGTCGGGCCGCCGGGGTGAAAGTGGTGCGGAGGGGCCTTGGGGTGCGCCTGGGCCTTCTTGTCGTCGGGCTCCGGGTCCTCGACAACCACGGCCTAGAAACGAGGAGCAGTTGGCACCGTGGGCGAGCGCAGCAGCAAGGACGGCGTCCGCGTCAGCTTGCCGGCCCCCCGCCCCGCCGCCGTGGTCGTCCATCCCTTGCCACCGCCGCTCCCTGGCCCCGACGCCTCCGTCCCTCTCCTCAATCTATGGCGGATCTCCCCTAGAGCAGACGCGCCGCGCAAGCGGGGCAGGCAGGCAGAGGATGGACGGCCACCGCCCAAAGGTAACATGGACAATTTCACTGGCCGGGCTGCTAAACGGCGAAAAACAAACAGAACAAGGACGGAATGACGTGTAACACAAAGAAGTTTAGAGCAGTGGTACCTATGTGTTGTCACCTTTTTTAATGGCTTctgtgtaattacaaacttttttaatggcatacatgtaaaagcctcAACTTATTGTGATATGTCTATGCATGTAAACTGGTTGCATGAAGTGATTATGATATGTGTATGCATGCGAAGGTTGCACGAAATAGCTCAGATTCTGAAGAAAtgcatgcaacctcatgatgctaGTGTAAGCCCAGTCTGCTTTGTCCATTAGTCCGTGGCGCGGTCGGCCTGCTGAACGGTGTGCCTGCCTGTAAGGCCTCGAGGGTGCCGAGCCGAGGTGGACAAAACTGTGGCGTGCAAGGAATCCTACGTCTGAATGTCTTCTGAAGTTATAATGCGTGATTTGTTTAATTGTCTTGCCTATTGCAACTTGCTAGTATTCTACAGTGCACCTGAGCAGGGTTTTCATCGGTTGGCAGATCTGGGTCAACTTGACAGAGTTCCTTACCCAAGTTCCTGATGACTGGATAACCACAGTAAGGGCCCGTTCGTTTAGGGCAGAAATAATTCCGGCAAATAAAAACTTATACAAATTTACTAATGATTCCGGCCGGGAATTCTTCCTTGGCTCATTCCAGTAGAAGCCTAACTCTTTTCAGAGCAGGTTCTGCATATCCTTGCACTGTTGTACAACCCACCTTCACCTAGGTGTTTTCACACCTAGCTGCTTATGATCAACCCAACACCCACGAAGCCCACCCCCTGCCACGTCAGctgcctcatcagccacctcaGCGCCAAGTAGCTCTACACCGAGATGTGTAAGTGTGTAACCTGGTGCCAAAGGTCATGGCAACAAGCTCTGAATCTATTTCTGCAAATCTTTCTCCGATGGGTCTAACTTTTAAAAATATTTCAAAAAAGGACTAAATTAAAAAAGGTCTACAACTCCCGATGTTCAATGTTATTCAATCCTCGAAAAATTGAGCTATTCAACACTATGACAACTGCATAGCAAGTGAATAATACATTCATATTGATTATGATAAAAATACACTTATTTTTTCTGTCAACTATTGAAATGAGTTATTAATTGCATGATCTACTCGCTTGCATAAATACACCTGGGTAAAATAAGTTTGGTCACCACCCTTTGCCTATGAGCCACAACCAATCAGAAACAGCGCCAACAAATATGCCTGCCAAGAGGAAAAGCACTAGCAGGTTCCCCAGAGCATTTTGTTCTGGTCCCTGCAGCCAAAACACCGGCAATGTGATAAACCCGAGCAAACTCTGTTGCAAACAACAATGGCGGTTTTAAATGTTCATACACCAACCTTATAGCCTTTGGGTGCCTCGGTGAGGACGGAGACGGTGAGATGGCCGTTGCTCAGTCCAAGGAGTGACGTTAACATGATCATCCAGCCCTGGTCACCGTACTTTGCTGTGAAGTAGAACGCGGGGACGAGCAGGAATCTAGTGATGACTGCGATTAGTAGCCCCGTCCTGGATGTCAGCTTGATTTGCTCGATCAGAGGCAGGTATCTTCCGATCAGGTCAGACACGTTAAAGCTCGCAATCAAAACAAGCACGTACCTGAATTGTCAAAAGGAAGTAATGATGACTCACCTAGACGACATATGTTTTTTGCAGTTACAGATGAGGTGAATATAGTCAACTtgataaataaaaaaattaaagtaGGATTATTACCAAGAACCCAAGCTGTGCGATCCAGTGTCTTCAGCCAAAAACCCTGGGAAAATCGACAGTGTCAGGACATAGATCAGGAACATGTCCAGAGCATAGTCCATGTTCTGATGCAGCAACTGCTTGTTGCTCAACCGTTCAACCACACGATCTTCCTCAGCCTGACCAATCGGCGAGAAATTcagcatcatgaggttgcatttcAGCTGAAACAAGATTTTCTATCAGTCATGTGGGTACCAATGGATTTGGCAGGCTTTTGATGCCTCCAGCAGCAAGGTCAGCTGTGACTGTCTGAGACCCCTCAGAGGCAGCTTTTGAACGGTAGAATTTCACAATTGGCAACTTGGGGAATACCAAAGTATAAAGTAGAACGCAtagaagctcaaagaagcatgAGATCGAAGAGAACAGCACTGCAATCAATTTAGTTTCATCCATATGTATCAGTAATGGTAGGTTTTATTATAAATCATGAGGTAAATGCAAATCTGATTGTTGCCACATACTAGCTCCTTTCCGCAGGCCATCTCTGGAATTCTCAAAAGCCACTTTTGTGAAGAACCTTAATGCTGCGGTTATTGCACCTGATGCAGCTATGCCGGCAAAGAAGGACTGAAAATCCAGATCCAAACATACCGAACAGTGTAGTAGTAAGTTGATATCAGAGTTAAATGCActagaggtccattaacttgtgaggaggtttcgGTTAGATCCACCAACTTTCAAAGTGGTTTTTTGAGTCCATAAACTTTGTACACCGTATCACATAGGTCCATATCCCTCCACGTGGACTTCTCATGCTGATGCAGCCTGCTGGCTTGTCCATCTCAAGCAACTATTGACCTTCATTTTGTCAAACATGTTGTGGGCGCCCAAGCAGGCGCCCGCCGTGGCCACGCGGGCGTGCGAGTAggcatcgccgccgccaccacgagTGCGTGGGCCACGCTTATAGCACACCCGGCACACCGCGCGGGACCCGAGCGCACCTGACATGCCATGCGGGTCATCGACGACCTAGTAGAAGGTCGGTGCCGGGAGCTGTGGAGAAGACGAGGCACTATAGCAGGATATGGCGCGTGGACGAGTACGTCGAAGGCGCTCGACTGGTGATGTCAGCACCTGGAATTGGAACGGGCTCATGTGAGCCCCGTGAGCCGTgagacggtggcggtggcggtggcggtgcctGCTCGCGCGCCCGCATGGCTGGCCGCAGCCGAGCCTTGCTCACGCCCCCGCGTGGACACGACGTGCCTGCTCGGTCGCCCGACGCGTGCTTGCACGCCCACAACGTGTTTGACGAAATGAACGGTCAATATTTGTTTCAGATAGATAAGTCATCAGGCCATGTCAGCATGAGAAGCACACATGAAGGGATATGGACCTAATTGATAcggcatacaaagtttatggactcAAAAAGCTACtttgaaagttaatggacctaactAATGGACCTCTTGTGCATTTAACTCTTAATATTAAACAAATTCTGAACAAATGTTTCCTGAAAATTGTTGTTGCAACGGTGATTATATAAAACTGCACCTGGACGAATTCTGGGCACATCAGGGACAGATCACCAGTCATTCCGCCTTGAACATGACCGTCTGCTACGCCAAAAGCAGCAGCAATGATACAGACACTAATGAATGGGGCAATTCCACCACTTCCTGAAGACAAAACATCCAGCTACCAGAGCAAGAGCAAATAAGTGAAGATCATTTATGTGTTTGTAGGCAGTAATTAGCAGGGCTTACAATGATCACTCCAAATGAGCTCAAGAAGAATAGCATGTATCCTGCCAAGTTGCGCACCCTAGTATTGACCTTTGCCTCGTGATACGTGAATATGGCGGTTGTGGCGAGAACAAAGGGCTGATAGGTGAGAGTAATAATTCTTGTTGGATGGTACTTCTGCATTCAGAAGGCATCAAATCAGTTAATGCGTGCCTTTTTACCGGGAAGGGCGCGTTTAATTCGGCAAAGTTTGCACCTGCAAACTTTGCATAGTGCACGATTctccactgtagcatttcgtttgtatttgtgaattattgtccaaatattgactaattaggctcaaaaaattcgtctcgcaaagttaaagcaaactgtgcaattagttttttatttcgtctacatttagtactccatgcatgtaccataagtttgatgtgacgggaaattttttttttacatagtgcacttttggagaactaaacaagggccaaaTCAAGGTACATGGAAAACAGATGGAAATAATAGTCATGTAGACATTCATACCGGGAAGAGGTACACGTAGTAATCTTCAATTGTAAGCATCCCATTGAACCCAAATAGACATCCATTTCCGAGAAGCCAGCAGATAAAAATGCCCCAATACTTCCCCTACAATCAGCACTCCTATCCTTCAGCCAACAATATATTTAGCTTATGAAAATACTAACGCATATCTTCAGTAAGGGCAACAAGGGTAAACCTGAGTTTTAGCAACTCCAATTTGTTCATCATCGTTGTCCATGGTCAGTTCACTCTGATAGCCCTACAGATCAAGAAAACAAGGGGCAGAAAGCCAGAAAGAGTGGCAAGAGTCAAAACTGGTGGTACCAGAGCTACATATGGCATACCATCTGTATTGAGCAAGAAATTGAACTGTGTAATTTGGGAAACTGAAAGTACTTACAGGGAGAACACTGTATGACGAAGAGCCTGCCATGGAACCAAAAGGAAACACCAAAGGAACAAACAGACGAAGAGACCGAaactgaggggggggggggggggggggggcaaaataaaagaaagaaaggtCACTTTCTGTGAAAGCTTAGGGGTGATCTAAGAAGTTGATGTCTACACGCCTAGGGACACGTGGAAATATTATATGTCTCCTG
Above is a genomic segment from Miscanthus floridulus cultivar M001 chromosome 3, ASM1932011v1, whole genome shotgun sequence containing:
- the LOC136546945 gene encoding equilibrative nucleotide transporter 3-like isoform X1 encodes the protein MAGSSSYSVLPGYQSELTMDNDDEQIGVAKTQGKYWGIFICWLLGNGCLFGFNGMLTIEDYYVYLFPKYHPTRIITLTYQPFVLATTAIFTYHEAKVNTRVRNLAGYMLFFLSSFGVIILDVLSSGSGGIAPFISVCIIAAAFGVADGHVQGGMTGDLSLMCPEFVQSFFAGIAASGAITAALRFFTKVAFENSRDGLRKGAMLFSSISCFFELLCVLLYTLVFPKLPIVKFYRSKAASEGSQTVTADLAAGGIKSLPNPLAEEDRVVERLSNKQLLHQNMDYALDMFLIYVLTLSIFPGFLAEDTGSHSLGSWYVLVLIASFNVSDLIGRYLPLIEQIKLTSRTGLLIAVITRFLLVPAFYFTAKYGDQGWMIMLTSLLGLSNGHLTVSVLTEAPKGYKGPEQNALGNLLVLFLLAGIFVGAVSDWLWLIGKGW
- the LOC136546945 gene encoding equilibrative nucleotide transporter 3-like isoform X3, coding for MLTIEDYYVYLFPKYHPTRIITLTYQPFVLATTAIFTYHEAKVNTRVRNLAGYMLFFLSSFGVIILDVLSSGSGGIAPFISVCIIAAAFGVADGHVQGGMTGDLSLMCPEFVQSFFAGIAASGAITAALRFFTKVAFENSRDGLRKGAMLFSSISCFFELLCVLLYTLVFPKLPIVKFYRSKAASEGSQTVTADLAAGGIKSLPNPLAEEDRVVERLSNKQLLHQNMDYALDMFLIYVLTLSIFPGFLAEDTGSHSLGSWYVLVLIASFNVSDLIGRYLPLIEQIKLTSRTGLLIAVITRFLLVPAFYFTAKYGDQGWMIMLTSLLGLSNGHLTVSVLTEAPKGYKGPEQNALGNLLVLFLLAGIFVGAVSDWLWLIGKGW
- the LOC136546945 gene encoding equilibrative nucleotide transporter 3-like isoform X2 is translated as MAGSSSYSVLPGYQSELTMDNDDEQIGVAKTQGKYWGIFICWLLGNGCLFGFNGMLTIEDYYVYLFPKYHPTRIITLTYQPFVLATTAIFTYHEAKVNTRVRNLAGYMLFFLSSFGVIILDVLSSGSGGIAPFISVCIIAAAFGVADGHVQGGMTGDLSLMCPEFVQSFFAGIAASGAITAALRFFTKVAFENSRDGLRKGAMLFSSISCFFELLCVLLYTLLKCNLMMLNFSPIGQAEEDRVVERLSNKQLLHQNMDYALDMFLIYVLTLSIFPGFLAEDTGSHSLGSWYVLVLIASFNVSDLIGRYLPLIEQIKLTSRTGLLIAVITRFLLVPAFYFTAKYGDQGWMIMLTSLLGLSNGHLTVSVLTEAPKGYKGPEQNALGNLLVLFLLAGIFVGAVSDWLWLIGKGW